From one Anabas testudineus chromosome 21, fAnaTes1.2, whole genome shotgun sequence genomic stretch:
- the pou3f3a gene encoding POU domain, class 3, transcription factor 3-A, whose translation MLSGMATATSNPYLTSSRILSGPVLHSDRRGGGMQPGSTAVSSGYRGDHSVKMVQSDFMQGAMVASNGGHMLTHAHQWVTSLPHAAAAAAAAAVAAAEAGCPWPPSTQPQDVKRNAVRDDLHSGSALHHRSPHMGPHQTHSANWGGTSANHISIAEGQQQQQSLVYSQSGGFTVNGMLSSHTGQSLMHPGLVRRESPELDHGSHHHHHHHHNNHAQHHQSHGVSHEPHSDEDTPTSDDLEHFAKQFKQRRIKLGFTQADVGLALGTLYGNVFSQTTICRFEALQLSFKNMCKLKPLLNKWLEEADSTTGSPTSIDKIATQGRKRKKRTSIEVSVKGALESHFLKCPKPSAQEINSLAETLQLEKEVVRVWFCNRRQKEKRMTPPGLPRTPEDAYSQVGSMGPDTPSPSIDCKRMYSDT comes from the coding sequence ATGCTTTCGGGGATGGCAACAGCCACCTCGAATCCATACCTAACCAGTAGCAGGATTTTATCCGGCCCGGTCCTTCACTCTGATCGGAGGGGTGGTGGCATGCAGCCGGGCAGCACCGCGGTTTCTAGTGGATACAGAGGGGACCATTCAGTGAAAATGGTGCAGAGTGACTTCATGCAGGGAGCAATGGTGGCAAGCAACGGGGGGCACATGCTAACCCATGCCCACCAGTGGGTGACATCGTTGCCTCATGCTGCAGCCGCAGCAGCCGCAGCCGCGGTGGCAGCAGCTGAGGCCGGCTGTCCGTGGCCCCCCAGCACCCAACCACAGGACGTGAAGAGAAACGCCGTCAGAGATGACCTCCACTCAGGCTCTGCTCTGCACCACAGGTCTCCACATATGGGTCCCCATCAGACGCATTCGGCAAATTGGGGAGGCACCTCCGCTAACCACATCAGCATCGCGGAAgggcaacagcagcaacaatccCTCGTTTACTCTCAGTCAGGAGGGTTTACAGTGAACGGGATGCTGAGTTCACACACCGGGCAGAGCCTCATGCATCCAGGACTAGTGCGCAGAGAGTCCCCGGAGCTGGACCACGGCagtcaccatcatcaccatcaccaccataATAACCATGCGCAACATCACCAATCTCACGGCGTGAGTCACGAGCCGCACTCCGACGAGGACACTCCGACCTCTGATGACTTGGAACATTTCGCCAAACAGTTCAAGCAGCGGCGGATCAAGCTCGGCTTCACACAGGCAGACGTGGGCTTAGCTTTAGGCACTCTGTATGGCAACGTGTTCTCACAGACGACCATCTGCAGGTTTGAGGCGCTCCAACTCAGCTTTAAGAACATGTGCAAGCTGAAGCCTCTGCTCAACAAATGGCTGGAGGAGGCCGATTCCACGACCGGGAGCCCGACCAGCATCGATAAGATCGCCACACAGGgtagaaagaggaaaaagcGCACTTCAATCGAGGTAAGCGTAAAAGGCGCGTTGGAAAGCCACTTTCTCAAGTGTCCCAAGCCTTCCGCACAGGAGATCAACTCACTCGCGGAGACCCTACAGCTGGAGAAGGAGGTAGTTAGGGTCTGGTTCTGCAATCGCAGGCAGAAAGAAAAGCGCATGACACCGCCTGGGCTCCCACGAACCCCGGAGGACGCGTACTCACAGGTGGGCAGCATGGGTCCTGACACACCGTCACCCTCGATAGACTGCAAGAGGATGTACAGCGACACGTGA